One genomic region from Macaca mulatta isolate MMU2019108-1 chromosome 20, T2T-MMU8v2.0, whole genome shotgun sequence encodes:
- the IL17C gene encoding interleukin-17C: MTLLPGLLFLTWLHACLAHHDPFLRGHPHTHGTPRCYSAEELPLGQAPPHLLARGAKWGQALPVALVSSLEAAGHRRRHDRPSAATQCPVLRPEEVLEADTHQRSISPWRYRVDTDEDRYPQKLAFAECLCRGCIDPRTGRETAALNSVRLLQSLLVLRRRPCSHDGSGLPTPGAFAFHTEFIRVPVGCTCVLPRSV, translated from the exons ATGACA CTCCTCCCTGGCCTCCTGTTTCTGACCTGGTTGCATGCCTGCCTGGCCCACCATGACCCCTTCCTCAGGGGGCACCCCCACACTCATGGGACCCCACGCTGCTACTCAGCTGAGGAACTGCCCCTCGGCCAGGCCCCCCCACACCTGCTGGCTCGAGGTGCGAAGTGGGGGCAGGCTTTGCCTGTAGCCCTGGTGTCCAGCCTGGAGGCAGCAGGCCACAGGAGGAGGCATGATAGGCCCTCAGCTGCCACCCAGTGCCCGGTGCTGCGGCCAGAGGAGGTGTTGGAGGCAGATACCCACCAGCGCTCCATCTCACCCTGGAGATACCG TGTGGACACAGACGAGGACCGCTATCCACAAAAGCTGGCCTTCGCCGAGTGCCTGTGCAGAGGCTGCATCGACCCACGGACCGGCCGCGAGACAGCTGCGCTCAACTCCGTGCGGCTGCTCCAGAGTCTGCTGGTGTTGCGCCGCCGGCCCTGCTCCCACGACGGCTCGGGGCTCCCCACGCCCGGGGCCTTCGCCTTCCACACCGAGTTCATTCGCGTGCCTGTCGGCTGTACCTGCGTGCTGCCCCGGTCAGTGTGA